A genomic segment from Microtus pennsylvanicus isolate mMicPen1 chromosome 21, mMicPen1.hap1, whole genome shotgun sequence encodes:
- the Six2 gene encoding homeobox protein SIX2 isoform X2 gives MSMLPTFGFTQEQVACVCEVLQQGGNIERLGRFLWSLPACEHLHKNESVLKAKAVVAFHRGNFRELYKILESHQFSPHNHAKLQQLWLKAHYIEAEKLRGRPLGAVGKYRVRRKFPLPRSIWDGEETSYCFKEKSRSVLREWYAHNPYPSPREKRELAEATGLTTTQVSNWFKNRRQRDRAAEAKERENSENSNSSSHNPLVSSLNGSGKSVLGSSEDEKTPSGTPDHSSSSPALLLSPPPPPGLPSLHSLGHPPGPSAVPVPVPGGGGTDPLQHHHSLQDSILNPMSANLVDLGS, from the exons ATGTCCATGCTGCCCACCTTCGGCTTCACGCAGGAGCAAGTGGCGTGCGTGTGCGAGGTGTTGCAGCAGGGCGGCAACATCGAGCGACTGGGTCGCTTCCTGTGGTCGCTGCCCGCCTGCGAGCACCTCCACAAGAATGAAAGCGTGCTCAAGGCCAAGGCCGTGGTGGCCTTCCACCGGGGCAACTTCCGCGAGCTCTACAAGATCCTGGAGAGCCATCAGTTCTCGCCGCACAACCACGCCAAGCTGCAGCAGCTGTGGCTCAAAGCGCACTACATCGAGGCAGAGAAACTGCGCGGCCGGCCCCTGGGCGCCGTGGGCAAGTACCGCGTGCGACGCAAGTTCCCGCTGCCGCGCTCCATCTGGGACGGCGAGGAGACCAGCTACTGCTTCAAGGAGAAGAGCCGCAGCGTGCTGCGCGAATGGTACGCGCACAACCCCTACCCGTCGCCGCGGGAGAAGCGCGAGCTGGCGGAGGCCACCGGCCTCACCACCACGCAGGTCAGCAACTGGTTCAAAAACCGGCGGCAGCGCGACCGGGCGGCCGAGGCCAAGGAAAG GGAGAACAGCGAGAACTCCAATTCCAGCAGTCACAACCCGCTGGTTTCCTCGCTCAACGGCAGCGGCAAGTCGGTGCTAGGCAGCTCCGAGGATGAGAAGACACCGTCGGGGACGCCAGACCACTCCTCGTCCAGTCCCGCCTTGCTGCTCAGCCCTCCTCCGCCCCCTGGGCTTCCCTCCCTGCACAGCCTGGGCCACCCTCCCGGCCCGAGCGCAGTACCCGTGCCTGTGCCGGGTGGAGGCGGCACGGACCCTCTGcagcaccaccacagcctacAGGACTCCATACTCAACCCCATGTCTGCCAACCTTGTGGACCTGGGCTCCTAG
- the Six2 gene encoding homeobox protein SIX2 isoform X1 produces the protein MSMLPTFGFTQEQVACVCEVLQQGGNIERLGRFLWSLPACEHLHKNESVLKAKAVVAFHRGNFRELYKILESHQFSPHNHAKLQQLWLKAHYIEAEKLRGRPLGAVGKYRVRRKFPLPRSIWDGEETSYCFKEKSRSVLREWYAHNPYPSPREKRELAEATGLTTTQVSNWFKNRRQRDRAAEAKERYEENSENSNSSSHNPLVSSLNGSGKSVLGSSEDEKTPSGTPDHSSSSPALLLSPPPPPGLPSLHSLGHPPGPSAVPVPVPGGGGTDPLQHHHSLQDSILNPMSANLVDLGS, from the exons ATGTCCATGCTGCCCACCTTCGGCTTCACGCAGGAGCAAGTGGCGTGCGTGTGCGAGGTGTTGCAGCAGGGCGGCAACATCGAGCGACTGGGTCGCTTCCTGTGGTCGCTGCCCGCCTGCGAGCACCTCCACAAGAATGAAAGCGTGCTCAAGGCCAAGGCCGTGGTGGCCTTCCACCGGGGCAACTTCCGCGAGCTCTACAAGATCCTGGAGAGCCATCAGTTCTCGCCGCACAACCACGCCAAGCTGCAGCAGCTGTGGCTCAAAGCGCACTACATCGAGGCAGAGAAACTGCGCGGCCGGCCCCTGGGCGCCGTGGGCAAGTACCGCGTGCGACGCAAGTTCCCGCTGCCGCGCTCCATCTGGGACGGCGAGGAGACCAGCTACTGCTTCAAGGAGAAGAGCCGCAGCGTGCTGCGCGAATGGTACGCGCACAACCCCTACCCGTCGCCGCGGGAGAAGCGCGAGCTGGCGGAGGCCACCGGCCTCACCACCACGCAGGTCAGCAACTGGTTCAAAAACCGGCGGCAGCGCGACCGGGCGGCCGAGGCCAAGGAAAGGTACGA GGAGAACAGCGAGAACTCCAATTCCAGCAGTCACAACCCGCTGGTTTCCTCGCTCAACGGCAGCGGCAAGTCGGTGCTAGGCAGCTCCGAGGATGAGAAGACACCGTCGGGGACGCCAGACCACTCCTCGTCCAGTCCCGCCTTGCTGCTCAGCCCTCCTCCGCCCCCTGGGCTTCCCTCCCTGCACAGCCTGGGCCACCCTCCCGGCCCGAGCGCAGTACCCGTGCCTGTGCCGGGTGGAGGCGGCACGGACCCTCTGcagcaccaccacagcctacAGGACTCCATACTCAACCCCATGTCTGCCAACCTTGTGGACCTGGGCTCCTAG